GTTCCCAATAGAGCGAAATTATATTGAATATGGAAGTTCGAGACCCGGAATTCGTCTTTCAAAGGTAAGGTTTATTGTGAGTCATGATACGGGGAATCCTGGTAGTAATGCGATAGGTAATAGAGATTATTTTCATGAAATACAGCCGAAAGCTTCGGCGCATACATTTGTAGATGATAAAACGATATTAGAAATTATCCCAATTGATGAAGTCGCTTATCATGTAAGATACAATGTTCCGACAGATAATGAACGATATGGTTATGATGCGAATAAAGCAGCTATCGGAGTTGAACTTTGCTATGGAGGAAATATGAATTTTTGGGATGCGTATACACGTTTTACTTGGTACCATGCATATTTATGCCACTATTTTGGCTTGAATCCGAAAACAGATATTGTATCTCATAAGATGCTGGATCCAGCTCGGAAAATTGATCCTGAAAATGTACTAGGACAACAAGGGATTCGATTTCAGCAATTTTTAGCAGATGTCTATCGAATGTATGTCTCGTTTAGATGACAAATATATGAAAAAAGAATACAATAAAGATAGGTACCTACTGCTGAAAGTAGGTTTTTTCTTGTTTTATAAATAGAGTTTGAGGTAGAAGACTAGGAGTGAACCGAGTATGCAAAAAGAAGCAGCGATTATCATCGGGGGCGGACCTTGTGGGTTGGCAGCGGCAATTTCTTTGCAGGAAGCTGGAATCAACGCGTTAGTAATTGAAAAAGGGAATATCGTAAATGCAATTTATCATTATCCAACTCATCAAACATTCTTTTCATCTAGTGAAAAATTAGAAATTGGTGATGTAGCTTTTATTACAGAAAATCGGAAACCAGTGCGTAATCAAGCGCTTGCCTATTATCGTGAAGTAGTGAAACGAAAAGGTGTGCGTGTACATGCATTTGAGCGTGTTGAACAAGTACAAAAAGATGGAGAGTTCTTTGTTGTTCATACGAAAAAACGAGATGGAAATGAAGAAACATATAAAGCAAAGTATGTGATTGTTGCAACAGGGTATTATGATAATCCAAATTATATGAACGTTCCAGGTGAAGAACTTGACAAAGTATCTCATTATTTTAAAGAGGCACATCCTTATTTTGATCGAGATGTAGTTGTAATAGGTGGAAAGAATTCCAGTGTAGACGCTGCGCTAGAACTTGTAAAAGCTGGAGCACGTGTAACAGTATTGTATCGTGGCGGGGAATATTCACCGAGCATTAAACCATGGATTTTGCCGGAATTTGAAGCGCTCGTACGCAATGGTACGATTCAAATGCATTTTCATGCTCATGTGGAGAGAATTACGGAGCATACGTTAACGTATACAATTGATGGGAAATCCTTTACAATTCAAAATGATTTTGTATTCGCAATGACAGGATACCATCCAGATCATAGCTTCTTGACGAAAATGGGAGTGGAGATTGATAATGAAACGGGACGCCCACTTTACAATGAAGAAACGATGGAAACAAATGTGGAGAACATCTTTATTGCGGGTGTGATTGCAGCTGGTAATAATGCAAATGAAATTTTTATTGAAAATGGACGATTTCATGGTGGAGCAATTGCACAAGCAATTGTATCAAGAGAATCAAAATAAGCTGTCGAATTTCGACAGCTTATTTTTTAATCATGCATAAATATTTTTTGGATTTTTTCTTGCGAATGAGCACATTCTAAAGCAACAAGCAATTTAATACGAGCTTTTTGTGCGTTTAAACCGTATGTGAATACAATCCCCATATCTTTTAATTGTTTTCCGCCACCTTCATAAGAATATACATCTTGAACGATGCCGTTGAAGCAACGGGAAACGAGGATAATCGGGATTCCTTTATGAATTAAACGTTGTAAGCTAGGCAACGTCCTTGGAGGTAAATTACCTTGTCCGAGTGCTTCAATGACGATTCCGTCCACTGGTAAAGTTTCGATTGCAGCTAATAATGTATCATCCATTCCAGCATATGCTTTTAATATAACAACATTTTTTGAAATTTGTTTAACCGTATAGGTCTCGTGATGGACTAAAGCATGATGGAATACGACGCCGCGTTTTGTTACCATACCAATTGGTCCGTACTGAGGACTTTGGAATGTAGCAACATTACTCGTATGTGTTTTCGTTACATTTGTAGCACAGTGAATTTCGTCATTTAATACAACTAAAACACCTTTTCCAATTGCTTCGTCACTGCTTGCGACTTTGACTGCGGATAAGAAGTTATATAGGCCATCAGCACCTAATTCATTGCTAGAACGCATTGCGCCTGTTACAACGATTGGGATATTTGCTTGTACGGTTAAATCAAGAAAATAGGCCGTTTCTTCTAAGGTATCTGTACCATGTGTAATGACTACACCATGAATATTTTCATGCTTGACTCTTTCATCAATGATGACTTGCAATTGCAACATTTCACTCGGTGTCATATGAGGAGACGGAAGATGGAATACATCTTCAACAATTAAATCAAGATCATCTTCTAAATCAGGTATAAATTTCAAAAGAGGATTTTGTTTTCCTGGTTGTACAACCCCAGTTTCTTTATCTTCCTCCATTGCAATTGTTCCACCTGTGTGTAAAACTAGGATTTTCTTCAATGATTATACCCCTTTCGGTTGAAAATACATTTAGAACATATCATGATTTTAGCAAATTCGACAATGAAAATGTATAAAAGTTTAGAGGGAAAATGAGAATAAAATAAGATTGGATTATACCTTTCTATGTAGTAAAGATAGAGAGAAGGGATCACGAAAACATAAAATGATAAAGAGGGGCAATTTTGTTGAAAAAAGTGGAGAAGTTCATCATACATATACTGATTGTCCAGTTTATTTGCATATGTCTGACGCAGCTGCTGCTTATGCAGGGGGCTTCCATTAAATATTTATCGAAAATCGTTTATTATGAAGGAGTCATGCTTAAAACGAAGACAGATATTTTAGAGGTGAATAAGTAGTTTTCATTTTCTTCTTATGAGGATTATGCTACAATAATGAAGGATGAAAAGGATTAAAACTGACAGAGGGAAGCAGGGGGACATACCTGCTTTTCATTTTGTTTTATAAGTGAAAAATGAGGTGTTACAAATGGATAAACGAATTTCAATTGCGATAGATGGTCCAGCAGCGGCTGGGAAAAGTACGGTTGCAAAAGTTGTAGCAAAACAACTTTCTTATGTATATATTGATACAGGTGCAATGTATCGTACGCTTACATATGCTGCTCTTGAGCAAAATATTGATATTGAAAATGAAGAAAAGTTAATGGAAGTTTTGCAAAGTATACGTATTGAATTTCAACAAGGAAAAGATACACAACAAGTCTTTTTAAATGGACAAGATGTATCTGAAGTGATTCGTACACCAGATGTAACAAATCGTGTATCAATTGTGGCAAAGCATCGTCTTGTTAGAGAAGAGATGGTACGCCGTCAACAGGAGTTAGCGGCACAAGGTGGCGTTGTAATGGATGGACGTGACATTGGGACGCATGTACTTCCTAATGCTGAGGTGAAAATTTTTATGCTCGCTTCTGTTGAAGAAAGAGCGGAACGCAGACATTTAGAGAATATGAGGAAAGGTTTTTCCTCTAATTTAGAACAATTGAAAAAAGAAATTGCTCAGCGTGATAAGCTAGACTCAGAACGTGAAGTATCTCCGCTGAAAAAAGCTGAAGATGCGTTTGAATTAGATACAACTTCTTTATCCATTGAAGAAGTTGTTCGAAACATTATGGCCATCGTCTCTGAAGCATTGCAAAAATAGAGAAAGGGGAATCGTCCTCTTTCTTTTTTTATAGAAGTAATGATACGGTAGAGGACACTTTTCTTGACAAATATATGAATTTATAAGAAGTTAGTTAAAGAGGGATGGAACTGTCAGAATATATTCGCTATTATATTTCAAAACATACTTTATTCAAAACGATTTTGCTGTATACTATTTATAGGGAGAGTTAAAACCGCTTTCTACAAAATGTATTGTAATGGAATATATGTTATAATTTCTTATTAACATGCAAATGAAAGCATTTGTTTTCATTTCGTATATACATAAAAGCTTTGTCAATTCTGTAGGGAGGTATTTCCATGGTAGAGAAAATGAATGAAGAAGTTGTGGATTCAAAAGTACTACAAGTAGGTGATATTGTTACAGGTTCTGTAATAAAAGTGGAAGAAAAACAAGTACTTGTAAATGTTGGATACAAAACAGATGGTGTAATTCCAATTAGTGAATTAGCTAATGTTCATATTGAAAAAGCAAGCGATGTTGTAGAGGTGGACCAAACTCTTGAATTAAAAGTAATTAAATTAGAAGAGGATGATCTTGTGTTATCAAAACGTGCTGTTGATGCAGAAAAAGCATGGGTAGAATTACAAGAGAAATTCACTTCTGGTGAAGTGTTTGATGTTACAGTGAATGATATTGTGAATGGTGGTTTAGTTGTGGATTTAGGTGTCCGCGGATTTATTCCAGCTTCACTTGTCGAAGTGCATTATGTAGAAGATTTTACTGAATATAAAGGGAAAACATTAGCTGTAAAAATTGTAGAATTAGATCGCGAAAAAAATCGTGTGATTCTTTCTCATAAAGCAGTTGTAGAACAAGAGTTAGATTCTAAGAAAAAAGAAGCGATT
The window above is part of the Bacillus cytotoxicus NVH 391-98 genome. Proteins encoded here:
- a CDS encoding peptidoglycan recognition protein family protein; its protein translation is MATFPIERNYIEYGSSRPGIRLSKVRFIVSHDTGNPGSNAIGNRDYFHEIQPKASAHTFVDDKTILEIIPIDEVAYHVRYNVPTDNERYGYDANKAAIGVELCYGGNMNFWDAYTRFTWYHAYLCHYFGLNPKTDIVSHKMLDPARKIDPENVLGQQGIRFQQFLADVYRMYVSFR
- a CDS encoding YpdA family putative bacillithiol disulfide reductase; translation: MQKEAAIIIGGGPCGLAAAISLQEAGINALVIEKGNIVNAIYHYPTHQTFFSSSEKLEIGDVAFITENRKPVRNQALAYYREVVKRKGVRVHAFERVEQVQKDGEFFVVHTKKRDGNEETYKAKYVIVATGYYDNPNYMNVPGEELDKVSHYFKEAHPYFDRDVVVIGGKNSSVDAALELVKAGARVTVLYRGGEYSPSIKPWILPEFEALVRNGTIQMHFHAHVERITEHTLTYTIDGKSFTIQNDFVFAMTGYHPDHSFLTKMGVEIDNETGRPLYNEETMETNVENIFIAGVIAAGNNANEIFIENGRFHGGAIAQAIVSRESK
- a CDS encoding asparaginase, whose protein sequence is MKKILVLHTGGTIAMEEDKETGVVQPGKQNPLLKFIPDLEDDLDLIVEDVFHLPSPHMTPSEMLQLQVIIDERVKHENIHGVVITHGTDTLEETAYFLDLTVQANIPIVVTGAMRSSNELGADGLYNFLSAVKVASSDEAIGKGVLVVLNDEIHCATNVTKTHTSNVATFQSPQYGPIGMVTKRGVVFHHALVHHETYTVKQISKNVVILKAYAGMDDTLLAAIETLPVDGIVIEALGQGNLPPRTLPSLQRLIHKGIPIILVSRCFNGIVQDVYSYEGGGKQLKDMGIVFTYGLNAQKARIKLLVALECAHSQEKIQKIFMHD
- a CDS encoding DUF5359 family protein, with the protein product MKKVEKFIIHILIVQFICICLTQLLLMQGASIKYLSKIVYYEGVMLKTKTDILEVNK
- the cmk gene encoding (d)CMP kinase, with translation MDKRISIAIDGPAAAGKSTVAKVVAKQLSYVYIDTGAMYRTLTYAALEQNIDIENEEKLMEVLQSIRIEFQQGKDTQQVFLNGQDVSEVIRTPDVTNRVSIVAKHRLVREEMVRRQQELAAQGGVVMDGRDIGTHVLPNAEVKIFMLASVEERAERRHLENMRKGFSSNLEQLKKEIAQRDKLDSEREVSPLKKAEDAFELDTTSLSIEEVVRNIMAIVSEALQK